DNA sequence from the Streptomyces sp. HUAS 15-9 genome:
CGGCGGCGACACCGGCGAGGCCGGCGGCGGGCTGGACCTGGAGGCTGGAGCCGACGGCGATGAAGACGGTGCAGGCCTTGGTGATGGCGAGGGCCTCACCGAGCACGACCGGGTCGAGCCGCTGGCCGAACATCACCGTCGCAGACTTCAGGATGCCGCCGCACTCCAGGCAGGGCGGGTCCTCCTCGCCGGCGTCGACCCGGGCGAGGGCGTCTTCCATGGGCCCGCGGGCGTGACAGCTCGTGCATACGACACTGCGTGCGGTGCCGTGCAGCTCCAGCACCTTGCGGGCGGGCATTCCGGCGAGCTGGTGCAGGCCGTCCACGTTCTGCGTGATGACACGGACCGGGATCCCCGACTTCTCGAGCTCGGCGACGGCGAGGTGCGCGGCGTTCGGCTCGGCCTTCAGGGTGCGGTTCTTGCGCCTCATCTGCCAGGACTGTCGGCGGATCTCGGGGTCGCCCATGTAGTACTCGTACGTCACGAGCTTCTCGGCCTCGGGATCCCGCCGCCACAGGCCGTTCGGACCGCGGTAATCAGGGATGCCGGAATCGGTGGAGATCCCTGCGCCACTAAGGATGGCGACGAGTGGCCTGTTCATGGGCCCGAGAGTAAGACGCTTGCCTGCTCGGAGCGAGCGGATATCGGGGCGTGCCTCTCACTTGTCGGCTGCGCTGGATGGCTGCGGTCCTTGTCCGCGCCCAGGGGCTGCCCGCTTGGCCCTGGGAGGCGAACGGTCAACTGGTTCCGCGCCTAGTAGTCCACCGGCAGCACCGACGACCTCGCCCTCCTCGTCCTGCGCCTGCCCGTGCCCTGACCAGGGCCGAGGCGTGATGGATGATGGGGGTGCTCACGTCTCCGGAGCCAGCACCAGAACGCGGAACGGGCCGGGCAGCAAGGCCGTAAGGGCGTCGTCTCCAGCGCTTCGCCACCCCCAGGACCGCAGCGCCTCAACGGTCCCGTCGTCCCCGGAATCCACCGATGTGACGCCGAGCACGCCGCCGTGGTCGGCGAGCAGTCGCTGCTGCAGGCGCCGGGCGAGGTTCCAGGCACGGTTCTGGTACTCCCGGCGTACGTGGGGCGGGACGATGATCCCGGAGACGACGAAGAGCCGCCCGGAGGCGGCGCGGCGGAGCAGACTCACCGGAAGATGCCCGTCGAAGCCCTCCCACCACGGACCGGCGCTGCGCGCGGGAAAGCCGTAGGCGCAGCCGGTCAAAGCGGTGGTCTCCGCGATCAGCAGCGAGAACCCCGGCCGTCGCGCGTCTGCCGCGAGATGCCGCAGAAATCCGGTACGCGCCTGGTTCCATGCCCATGGGCCGCCACCGGAGACCTCCGCGTAAAGGTCGCCCAGCTCCTGCAGGCGGTCCTCGACCTGACCACGTGTCAGCGGGCGGAGGCGTTCTCCCTCGTGGGGCGAGGATCCCTGCTCCCGCTTCGGTCGGCCCGGCGTGCGCGACTTGCCCGGTGTGGGCCGGGGCGCGGGCAGGTTCGAGATCGTCGGGAGAATCATGTGCGCGGTCATGGGGCGAACCCTGCCCCGGGCACGGACGAAGGCCGCCCCGGCGTCGTCGGTCGCCGAGAGCGGCACCGGTCTCGGAGCCGGTACGCGGCATGCCCTCGGTGTCTCCACCGTACTCCGGGCCGGGCCCGCCACGGTGGCCCGGCGGTCGCCGACGGCTGCCGCAGCCGTCGGCGACCGCCGAGAAGGACACCGGCCTTCCGTAACTGTTCGCTGCTTCCCGGCACAGGCCGGCTCCTCGGCCACGGGGGTCTGGCAGTCGGCAGTCGGCCGGAGCGCCGGTCGGCCGTGGCACGCACAGTCGCCCTTACCCGGCATACCCTCAGAAAGGGGCCGCCGTGGAAACGCGCCGCAGTCCCCGCGCCGTCGCCCGGCCTGCCGGGCAGCGACCGCTTCGTGCCCGTCGCCTGCCAGGAGGTCCGTATGGATCACGAGCCCTTGCCCTCCGAGGGCCACGCCGAGGTCCGCATCGTCGCCGCGACGCCCGAGGTCGCCCGTCGAGTCGCCGAAGTGCTCCGGCGCTGCTTCGCCTCGACCGAGCTTCGTGCCCGTCGCCTGCC
Encoded proteins:
- a CDS encoding SIR2 family NAD-dependent protein deacylase, coding for MNRPLVAILSGAGISTDSGIPDYRGPNGLWRRDPEAEKLVTYEYYMGDPEIRRQSWQMRRKNRTLKAEPNAAHLAVAELEKSGIPVRVITQNVDGLHQLAGMPARKVLELHGTARSVVCTSCHARGPMEDALARVDAGEEDPPCLECGGILKSATVMFGQRLDPVVLGEALAITKACTVFIAVGSSLQVQPAAGLAGVAADNGARLVIVNAEPTPYDDRADEVIREPIGTALPELLRRLGHEHD